The Zhihengliuella sp. ISTPL4 genomic interval GGCCGGCACGGACCTCGCCTTCAACGGCACGACGGAGTGGGCGCTCGACGCCGTGACCCTCGCCGATGCGGTGTGGCTGCCGCGCGAGGACCAGCTGCGCGACCTCCTCCGCGGGACGTTCCGCGCCCTCACCCGCCTCCCCGACACGTTCCGCGTCGAGATCGAGCTCGCCGGTGCTCGCCTGCGGTTCGAGCACCCGGATCCGGCGGAGGCGTACGGCCGCGCGCTGCTGGCACTGATCTCGCGCTCCCGCTGACAGGCCCTGTTGAATCGGGCCGTCGCGTGTGTCAGAATTACCTAACGTTCGGTCAGTAAAGAAGGACCGGAGCCCGAGGAGTCGACGATGACCAGTCCCGCAGACCTGTCCCTCGTGGACGGCGAGACCTCCGACGAGGAACGCCTGTTCGACGAGCTGATCGCGAACGAGCAGCGCATCGAGCCGCGCGACTGGATGCCCGAGGCCTATCGCAAGACGCTCATCCGGCAGATCTCCCAGCACGCGCACTCCGAGATCATCGG includes:
- a CDS encoding pilus assembly protein CpaE; protein product: MITRELAVALRDAGLTWKPAEGDRFQLDLPDEVELEAEADVFTVSAMTIEARQTPAGTDLAFNGTTEWALDAVTLADAVWLPREDQLRDLLRGTFRALTRLPDTFRVEIELAGARLRFEHPDPAEAYGRALLALISRSR